TCTTTACCCGTTAATTTTTTTACTGCTTCTTGTACTGCTGGAATTCTAGTAGAACCACCAACTAATACAATTTTATCTATTTCACTAGCACTTAAACCAGAATCACTGATTGCTTGTCTAGTAGGTGCTAACGTCTTTTCTATTAAATCTGTTGATAATTCTTCAAACTTCGCTCTAGTTAAGTTCACTTCTAAATGCTGAGGAACTCCATCTACTACTGTAATAAACGGTAATGAAATCGTAGTAGTCACTATTCCAGAAAGTTCTTTTTTCGCTTTTTCAGCAGCATCTTTCAAACGTTGAACAGCCGCTTTATCTTTACTTAAATCAATTCCATGTTCTTTTTTGAACTCGGATACTAGATGATCGATAATCACTTGGTCAAAATCGTCTCCACCTAAACGATTATTCCCACTTGTAGCTTTTACTTCAAAAAATCCATCACCTAATTCAAGAATAGATACATCAAATGTACCTCCACCTAAATCATATACTAAAATCGTTTGGTCTTCATCTTTTTCCAAACCATATGCTAAAGCTGCAGCTGTTGGTTCATTTACAATACGAAGCACCTCTAGTCCAGCAATTTTACCAGCATCTTTAGTTGCTTGACGCTGACTATCATTAAAATAAGCTGGTACAGTAATAACTGCTTGTGTAACCGTTGATCCTAAATATGCTTCTGCATCTGACTTTAATTTCTGTAATATAATTGCAGATAATTCTTGTGGGCTATACTCTTTACCCTCAATTGTAGTTTTAAAATCAGTTCCCATATGACGTTTGATGGAAATAACTGTTCCATCTGGGTTTGTGATCGCTTGACGTTTAGCCGTTTCACCAACGATTCGTTCACCATCTTTTTTAAATCCAATAACGGACGGTGTAGTTCTATTCCCTTCTGGATTAGGAATAACGATCGCTTCTCCACCTTCCATAACAGCAACACATGAATTTGTAGTTCCTAAATCAATACCTATTACTTTACTCATCTATGAGTAACCCTCCTTATAATAATCCTACTTTTATTTTTATTAATCATGATGATTTGTGTATTATTAACTACTTACTTTAACCATCGCAGGTCTGAGTACCTTATCTTTTAGAATGTAACCTTTTTGAACTTCTTCCACTACGATACCTTCCTCATGTTCTTCAGATTCTACCTGCATGATAGCTTGATGGTATTCTGGATTAAATGGTTGACCTACGGATTCTATTGGTTTTAAATCCTCACTGTCAAATGTTTGTTTCATTTGATCAAATACCATTTCAATTCCTTTCATCAATGAATCGAAATCTTTCGTTTCAGCACTTGATGAAATGGCTCTTTCAAAATTATCTATAACAGGAAGCAGCTGCTCGATGAGTCCTTTTGAAGCGTATTTTAGAGCTTCTTCCTTTTCCAGTCTAGTTCTGCGACGGAAGTTATCAAAGTCTGCCTGAGTTCTAAGTAATTTCTGTTGACTTTCATCAGCATTTTTTTTCAGTTCATCAATATCTTGTTTATCCATAAGTATTTGTTCTTCTACGTTTTGCTCTTCTTCGTCACTTAGATTTTCATCAGCCATATTTTCTAAACCTTCGTTCTCTTGATCGTTTAGTATTTGTTCTTGTTCATTCGTTTTTGCTTGATCTGTTTGACTCATACAATCACCTCCTTAGTGAAATAAATACATTTCCAATAATATTATTTATTTCTATCATCTTCACTTATCTATAATAGAATTTAACTAAGTCATCTGTTAAATGATTTAATAAGTTTATCACTCTTTCATATTCCATACGTGTGGGGCCCAGGATACCAATTGTTCCAATTGAATGACCTTCCATTTTATAAGTTGCTGTAATTAAGCTGCAATTTTGAATTTGTTTCACATCATTTTCAGGTCCTATTGTTACTTGAATCCCTTTGGGTACATTAGAAAATAGTTCGACCCATGTTTCTGTTTCATTGATTAAGTCTAAAATATTTTTTACAGTTGACACATCGTTAAATTCAGGTTGTGTTAACATATTGGTTGTGCCACTCATGTAAATGCGCTCTTGTTTGTTCGTTTCAAATACTTCATCTAACATGTGCATTAATTCATGGTGTTGGTTGACATATTTTTTCAATTCATTGCTTAGCTCATTGTAAAGTTTTGATTTCAATGAGATGAGAGGTTCTCCACGCAATCTGCTGTTTAAAACATTAATACATTTTTCAATTTCGTCAATGGATATACCTTCTGGAATTTGAACCTTCTTATTTTCAACTTCACCTGTGTCTGTAACAATAATGAGGACACCTGTAACATCATTAATGGAGATGAATTGAAGATGTT
The window above is part of the Chengkuizengella sediminis genome. Proteins encoded here:
- the dnaK gene encoding molecular chaperone DnaK; its protein translation is MSKVIGIDLGTTNSCVAVMEGGEAIVIPNPEGNRTTPSVIGFKKDGERIVGETAKRQAITNPDGTVISIKRHMGTDFKTTIEGKEYSPQELSAIILQKLKSDAEAYLGSTVTQAVITVPAYFNDSQRQATKDAGKIAGLEVLRIVNEPTAAALAYGLEKDEDQTILVYDLGGGTFDVSILELGDGFFEVKATSGNNRLGGDDFDQVIIDHLVSEFKKEHGIDLSKDKAAVQRLKDAAEKAKKELSGIVTTTISLPFITVVDGVPQHLEVNLTRAKFEELSTDLIEKTLAPTRQAISDSGLSASEIDKIVLVGGSTRIPAVQEAVKKLTGKEPHKGVNPDEVVALGAAVQAGVLTGDVQDVVLLDVTPLTLGIETAGGVFTKMIDRNTTIPTSKSQVYSTYADNQTSVEIHVLQGERAMAADNKTLGRFMLGDIPPAPRGIPQIEVTFDIDANGIVNVSALDKGTGKSQKITITSSSGLSDDEIEQMTQDAEKFKEEDEKRKAAVEARNEADQLVYTAEKTLNDLGDKVDQAEIDKTNEAKDKVKKALEGDDTDEIKKASEELTEIVQQLSVKLYEQAAQEAQAAEGADGNAEPGNAAKDNVVDADYEVVDEKENK
- the hrcA gene encoding heat-inducible transcriptional repressor HrcA; translated protein: MLTERQRMILSAIVNDYIHSAEPIGSRSISKRSDVGFSPATIRNEMSDLEEMGFLEQPHTSAGRIPSHKGYRYFVDHLISLTKSKNQEIVSIKNYFKKRLNKTEEILQEVASILSDMTQYTSIALGPELFNTTLKHLQFISINDVTGVLIIVTDTGEVENKKVQIPEGISIDEIEKCINVLNSRLRGEPLISLKSKLYNELSNELKKYVNQHHELMHMLDEVFETNKQERIYMSGTTNMLTQPEFNDVSTVKNILDLINETETWVELFSNVPKGIQVTIGPENDVKQIQNCSLITATYKMEGHSIGTIGILGPTRMEYERVINLLNHLTDDLVKFYYR
- the grpE gene encoding nucleotide exchange factor GrpE translates to MSQTDQAKTNEQEQILNDQENEGLENMADENLSDEEEQNVEEQILMDKQDIDELKKNADESQQKLLRTQADFDNFRRRTRLEKEEALKYASKGLIEQLLPVIDNFERAISSSAETKDFDSLMKGIEMVFDQMKQTFDSEDLKPIESVGQPFNPEYHQAIMQVESEEHEEGIVVEEVQKGYILKDKVLRPAMVKVSS